In Streptomyces venezuelae, the sequence GGCCGAGGACGGCGGCGCCGGCTTCGGTGACGTCCAGCCGCGCTACGTGTTCCAGGTGCCGCTGGCCAACCGCTCGCTGGACGACGTCCTCAAGGGCTTCAACCAGCTGTGGCGCCGCAACATCAAGAAGGCCGAGAAGGCCGGCGTCGAGGTCGTCCAGGGCGGCTACGACGACCTGCCGACCTGGCAGCACCTGTACGAGATCACGGCCGAGCGCGACAAGTTCCGCCCGCGTCCGCTCAGCTACTTCCAGCGCCAGTGGACGGCCCTCAACTCCGAGGACCCCAACCGGATGCGGCTCTACATCGCCACGCACGAGGGAGAGCCGCTGGCCGCCGCCACGATGCTCACCGTCGGCCAGCACGTCTGGTACTCGTACGGCGCCTCCGCCAACCACAAGCGCGAGGTCCGCCCCTCGAACGCGATGCAGTGGCGCATGCTGCGCGACTCCTACGCGCTCGGCGCAAGCGTCTACGACCTGCGCGGCATCTCTGACACGCTGGACGAGAACGACCACTTGTTCGGTCTGATCCAGTTCAAGGTCGGCACGGGCGGCGAAGCCGTGGAGTACGTCGGCGAGTGGGACTTCCCGCTCAACAAGATGCTGCACAAGGCGCTCGACATCTACATGTCGCGCCGCTGACCGACCCCGCCCCACACGTACACACACCGCTGCACCGCTGCATCACGCAGCTTCTCAGGAGAGGTTCCGGACGGGCATGGCGCTCACGCTCTACGTCGACACCGCGCGCTGGCGTGCGCACCAGAAGCAGATCCAGGACCAGTTCCCCGGCCTGATCCCGGTCTGCAAGGGCAACGGCTACGGCTTCGGCCACGAGCGGCTCTGCGAGGAGGCGACCCGCATGGGCGCCGACATCCTGGCCGTGGGAACGACGTACGAGGCCGCCAGCATCAAGGACTGGTTCGGCGGCGACCTGCTCGTCCTCACCCCGTTCCGGCGGGGCGAGGACCCGGTCCCGCTGCCCGACCGGGTCATCCGTTCGGTCGCGTCGCTGGACGGGGTACGCGGTCTGGTGGGGGCCCGGGTGGTCATCGAGTGCATGAGCTCGATGCGCCGCCACGGCATCTCCGAGCAGGACCTCGGCCAGCTGCACGCCGCCATCGAGGACGTCCGGCTGGAGGGCTTCGCCCTGCACCTGCCCCTGGACCGCCCGGACGGCTCGGACGCCGTCGAGGAGGTCATCGGCTGGATGGACCGGCTGCGCGCGGCCCGGCTCCCGCTGCACACCATGTTCGTCAGCCACCTGCGGGCCACGGAGCTCGCACGGCTGCAGCAGCAGTTCCCGCAGACCCGCTTCCGGGCCCGTATCGGCACCCGGCTGTGGCTGGGCGACCACGAGGCCACCGAGTACCGCGGCGCGGTCCTCGACGTCACGCGCGTGGCCAAGGGCGACCGGTTCGGCTACCGGCAGCAGAAGGCCGCCTCCGACGGCTGGCTGGTCGTGGTCGCCGGCGGCACCTCGCACGGGGTGGGCCTGGAGGCCCCCAAGGCGCTCCACGGTGTGATGCCACGCGCGAAGGGCGTCGCCCGGGCCGGTCTGGCCACGGTCAACCGGAACCTTTCTCCCTTCGTGTGGGCGGGCAAGCAGCGCTGGTTCGCGGAGCCGCCGCACATGCAGGTGTCGATCCTGTTCGTGCCCTCGGACGCGACCGAGCCGAAGGTCGGCGACGAGCTGGTGGCGCACCTGCGGCACACCACCACGCAGTTCGACCGGGTGCTCGACGCCTGAGTTCGACCGGTCAGTCCTGGGGGCTCGTACCCCAGGCGACCCGCTGTCCGTCCGAGGGCGTCGCGTACTGCGGCGCCCTCGCCGCGTCCGACAGCACGAACACGTCCTCCGCGCCGTCCAGGACCCCGCCGGAGGGATCGTCCGAGCCGTCCCTCCGTACGACGTCCCGCTCGGGCATCAGGATGTCCCGGACGATGACCGCGCACAGGTACAGGGTGGTCAGCAGGTGGGCGATGATCGCCAGCTGGTAGCCCTCCACGGGCAGGCCCTGGTGCTTGTCCGCGCTGGACGTGTAGGCGAGGTAGAACCAGATCCCGAGGAAGTAGACGACCTCGCCCGCCTGCCAGACCAGGAAGTCCCGCCAGCGCGGGCGGGCCAGTGCGGCGAGCGGGATGAGCCACAGCACGTACTGCGGTGAGTAGACCTTGTTGCACAGGATGAAGGCGGCGACGACGAGGAAGGCCAGCTGTGCGAAGCGGGGCCGCCGCGGGGCGGTCAGGGTGAGCAGTCCGACGGCCCCGCACAGCAGGAGCGTCAGCCCGGTCGCGTACGTGTTGGCGCCCTCCAGCGAGTTGCCCGTGCGCTGGGAGATCAGCAGCCACACCGAGCCGAAGTCGATGGGCCGTTCCTGGCTGAAGGTGTAGAACTTCTTCCAGCCGTCCCACGCGAAGAGCATCACCGGCAGGTTGACCACGAGCCAGGCTCCGGCCGCGCCGAGCACGGCGCCACCGAAGGCACGCCACTTCCCGGCCCGCCAGCAGAGCACGAACAGCGCCCCGAGCAGCAGTACGGGGTAGAGCTTGGCCGCGGTGGCCAGCCCGATGAGGATGCCGAAGAGGACCGTCCGGCCGCGGGACCACATGAGCATCCCGGCGGCGGTCAGGGCGATGGCCAGCAGGTCCCAGTTGATCGTCGCGGTGAGGGCGAAGGCGGGTGCCAGGGCGAAGAGCAGGGCGTCCCAGGGCCGGCGGCGATGGGTGCGGGCGACGCACACGGCGATGACGGCGGCGCAGGCCATCAGCATGCCCGCGTTGACCATCCAGTACATCTGTTCGCGGTGCTGCATGGAGCCGCTGCCGGGGGTCAGCCAGGAGGCGATCTCCATGAAGAGCCCGGTGAGCACCGGGTACTCCAGGTACTCCATGTCGCCGGGGAGCCGGTCGAAGTAGGGCGTGAGGTTGTCGGCGAAGCCGCGTACCGCGTACAGGTGCGGGATGTCGGAGTAGCAGGCGTGGGTGTACTGCGAGCCCGCCCCCCGGAACCACGCCCAGTCGTAGCAGGGCAGCTTCTGGACCATGCCGAGCGCGAACATCCCGATGGCGATGAGCGCCACGACCCGCACCGGGCCCAGCCAGTGCCCGCCGAGCCGGGCGTAGCGGCCGAGCGGGCCGCCGATGAGCTCACTGCCGGCTGCGGCGACCTCGTCCTGCTGTGTCGGCAGTACGGGGCTGTCCTCGTGCACCTTGGTCATGGGCTCATCCTGCCGTACCGGACCGGACATGCGGGAAGGCCGTCGCACACGGGGTGCGACGGCCTTCTGCGGCTCAGGGAGCGGTGCTACGGGTCACTCGGGGGCGGAGTCGTCGAACCCACCGGTGATGCCGCCCGGACGGCCCGGTCTCCCGCTCTGCGTCGGGGACGGTGACCCGCTGGGTCCGCCGATCACCCCGGAGGTGTTGCCCGAGGTGCTGCCGGTGTTGGCACCGCTGTTCGCGCCTCCGTTGGTGGTCCCGCGCGTGGTGTCCGGGTCGCAGCCCAGCCGCCACGGCGGGCAGGACGGCCGACCGCCCTTCGACGGGGAGGGCGACGGCGGCGGGGAGCTCGGCGGGAGCGTCGACGGGGAGGGAGACGCCGGGACGACGGCCGAGGGCGTGGGGGAGGGGGCCCCGGCGGAGTCGGCGGTCACCCCGATGTCCTCGGCCTCCGGGAACTGCTTGACCGGAAGACCCTTGAGCGCTTCGCCCATGTACTCGGTCCAGATCTCGGCCGGGATGTCACCACCGTGGAGGGAGGGGATGTCGCCCACGCCCTTCATGGAGATCAGCTTCTTGTCCGGCGAGTTGGGGTCGGTGCGGAAGAGGACCACCGAGGTGGACAGCTCCGGGGTGTAGCCGACGAACCACGCCGACTTGTTCTCGTCCGTGGTACCGGTCTTGCCGGCAGCCGGCCGGCCCAGCTTCTTGACCTTCTTGCCGGTGCCGTTCTCGACGACGTTCTCCAGCACCTTGGTGATGTTGTCGGCCACGGCGCTGTCCATGGCCCGCTGGTCCTTGGGGGCTTCGAAGCCAGACAGCTTCTCGCCGTCCTTCTCGACCTCGGTCACGGAGAACGGCTCACGGTGCGTGCCGGAGGCGGCGAAGGTCGCGTACGAGTCCGCCATGCGGATGGCGCTCGGGGTGGAGGTACCGAGGGCGAAGGAGGCGTCGTTGTTCGGGTTGACCGACTCCTCCAGGATGCCCGTGGACTTGGCCACGGCCCTGACCTTGTCATGGCCGACGTCGAAGACGAGCTGGGCGAACGGGACGTTGATGGACTTCTCCATCGCCTCGTTCAGGGTCACGTACCCGAAGGCGGTGGGACTCTCGTTCTTCTGCTTGAACGGTGCACCCGACGCGTCGCGCAGCGGCTTGCCCTCACGGTTGTTGATCACGGTGAGGTCGTTGGCCTGGTACTTGCTGTCGGCCGAGATGCCCTTGCCCTTGGAGTTCTGGGTGCCGTACTCCATCGCCGCCGCCAGCACGTAGGGCTTCCAGGTCGAGCCGACCGGGACACCGCTGGAGTTGGCGTTGTTGCTGAAGTACTTGTGGTCCCAGCCCGGGCCGCCGTACAGGGCCACGAGGGCTCCGGTCTTCACGTCCACCGAGGCCGCGCCGAACTGCACGAAGGTGTCCGTCTCGGGACGGCCCTTCTCGTCGATGAACCCGTTGCGGGTGTCCTCGACCGCCTTGGACAGGGCGTCCACCCTCGGCTTCTGGAAGGTGGTCTTGATCCGGTAGCCGCCCATGGCCATCTGGTCGGGGGTGATGTTCTTGGTCTTCATCACGTAGGCCTTGGCCGTGTCGACCAGGTAGCCGATCTGACCGGTCATGCCGCGGGCCTGCTCCGACTCGACGCGCGGGGGGAAGTCCGCGTCCGTGAACTTCGCGCGCGCGGCCTTGTCCATCCGGCCGACCTCGACCTCGCGGTCGAGCACCCAGCTCCAGCGCTCCCGGGCCCGCTTCTCGTTGAGGGCGGGGGTGGCCGCGGCACCGATGCCGCCGTCCGGGTTGTAGAGGTTGGGGCCCTTCAGCACGGCGGCCAGGAAGGCGCACTCCGAGGGGTTCAGGTCCTGGCTGTCCTTGCCGAAGTAGGCACGGGCCGCGGCCTGGATCCCGTAGGCGTCCCGGCCGTAGTAGGCGGTGTTCAGGTAGCCCTCGAGGACCTTGTCCTTCTCCTCGTAGACACCCAGCTTTATCGCGATGAAGAGCTCGGTGGCCTTCCGCTTGAGCGTCTGGTCGGAGTCCAGGTAGGTGTTCTTCACGTACTGCTGGGTGATGGTCGAGCCGCCCTGGGTGGAGCCGCCCGTGGCCATGTTCCACACGGCACGGGCGACACCCATCGGGTCCACGCCCTTGTCCGTCTCGAAGGACTCGTTCTCCGCCGAGATCACGGCGTCCCTCATCGACCGGGGGATGCTGGAGATGGGCACGATCTGCCGGTTCATCGAACCGCCCGTCGCCACCATCTGACTGCCGTCGGCCCAGTAGAAGACGTTGTTCTGCGCCTGCGCGGCCTTGTTCGGGTCCGGCGTGCCCACCATCGCGATGCCGATGCCGGCACCGGCCGTGATGACCGCGAAGAAGCCCAGGGCCGTACCGGCGACGAACTTCCAGGACGGCACGAAGCGCTTCCAGCCGTCCCTGTCGGACCGCGGGTAGTTGATGAGCCGCTTGTCCGGCCGCCCGGCGCCGCGCGTGGCGGCGCCGGATCCTCTCCCGCGGCCGCTGCCTCTCTGCGCGGCCCTGGTCTCGGCACGGCTGCCCTGGCCGGGCTCAGGTGCGTACGGGCCGCTGTGTGACGCCGTGGGGACATCACGTGCAGCCGCGCCCCTTCCAGGGCGCGGCTGGGCGGCGCGGCGGGCTGAGGCGCGCCCACCGCCTTCGGGCTGCGGCGGTTTGCGACGGTGCTCGCTCATCGAACGACTACTCCTCGGGCAGGCGAGTGGCCTGGAAGCGGCAGATTAGTTCCGGTCCCCCCCGGTGTCATGGCGCACAGACTACGCACGCTCAAAACGCGCCCAGTGCCGAAGTTCACCCCAAATCAGGCAACGTGCCTGGTGCGAATTGGTGATGTGACACCGGTCACCACGTCTCCCCTTGTCGATCAGAGCGGCCCGTTCTATCGTCTGGATGTATCGAGCCGATACATCAGCTCGACATAAAGACTCAGGGGCGGAGGAGAGGCAGGCGGATGAGCAGACGCTCAGGCATCCTCGAGTTCGCCGTCCTCGGCCTGCTTCGTGAATCCCCCATGCACGGCTACGAGCTGCGCAAGCGGCTCAACACCTCGCTGGGGGTGTTCAGAGCCTTCAGCTACGGGACGCTCTACCCCTGCCTCAAGACGCTGGTCGCCAACGGCTGGTTGATCGAGGAGCCGGGCAACGCCCCGGAGGACGCTCTCGCCGCTTCACTCGCAGGGCGCCGCGCCAAGATCGTCTACCGGTTGACGGCCGCCGGTAAGGAGCACTTCGAGGAGTTGCTCTCCCACACGGGCCCCGACACCTGGGAAGACGAGTCCTTCGCCGCCCGCTTCGCCTTCTTCGGCCAGACCGAACGAGACGTCCGCATGCGAGTGCTGGAGGGCCGCCGCAGCCGGCTGGAGGAGCGTCTGGAGAAGATGCGTGCCTCGATCGCCCGGACGCGGGAGCGCCTCGACGACTACACGCTTGAGCTGCAGCGTCACGGCATGGAGTCCGTGGAGCGCGAAGTGCGCTGGCTGAACGAGCTCATCGAGAGTGAGCGGGCGGGACGGGATCGGAGACGATCCGGCCCGTCCGACGAAACTGAAAAATGAGGCCTGCACCTCGCAGACCTCGTCCGAGAACAAACAGGGAGCAACCGGAATGGGTTCGGTTCGCGTAGCCATCGTCGGCGTGGGCAACTGCGCCGCCTCGCTGGTGCAGGGCGTCGAGTACTACAAGGACGCCGACCCGGCGTCCAAGGTCCCCGGGCTGATGCACGTCCAGTTCGGCGACTACCACGTGCGTGACATCGAGTTCGTCGCCGCGTTCGACGTCGACGCGAAGAAGGTCGGCCTCGACCTTTCGGACGCCATCGGCGCCAGCGAGAACAACACCATCAAGATCTGCGACGTCCCGAACGCCGGTGTGACCGTCCAGCGCGGCCACACCTACGACGGCCTGGGCAAGTACTACCGCATGACGATCGAGGAGTCCGCCGAGGCTCCGGTCGACGTGGTCCAGGTCCTCAAGGACCGCGAGGTCGACGTCCTGATCTGCTACCTGCCGGTCGGTTCCGAGGACGCGGCGAAGTTCTACGCCCAGTGCGCCATCGACGCCAAGGTCGCCTTCGTCAACGCCCTCCCGGTCTTCATCGCCGGCACCAAGGAGTGGGCGGACAAGTTCACCGAGGCCGGTGTCCCGATCGTCGGCGACGACATCAAGTCGCAGGTCGGCGCCACCATCACGCACCGCGTGATGGCGAAGCTGTTCGAGGACCGCGGTGTCCGTCTTGAGCGCACCATGCAGCTCAACGTCGGCGGCAACATGGACTTCAAGAACATGCTGGAGCGCGACCGCCTCGAGTCGAAGAAGATCTCGAAGACGCAGGCCGTCACCTCGCAGATCCCCGACCGTGAGCTCGGCGAGAAGAACGTCCACATCGGCCCGTCCGACTACGTCGCGTGGCTCGACGACCGCAAGTGGGCCTACGTCCGCCTGGAGGGTCGCGCCTTCGGTGACGTCCCGCTGAACCTCGAGTACAAGCTCGAGGTGTGGGACTCCCCGAACTCGGCCGGTGTCATCATCGACGCCCTGCGCGCCGCGAAGATCGCCAAGGACCGCGGTATCGGCGGCCCGATCCTGTCGGCGTCCAGCTACTTCATGAAGTCCCCGCCGGTGCAGTACTTCGACGACGAGGCCCTGGCCAACGTCGAGAAGTTCATCAAGGGCGAGGTCGAGCGCTAACCGAAACCCAAGGGTCTTCACGACACCTGGACTTCGGCAGTTCTTCCGCGGAGGGTCCCCGGGCAATGTGCCCGGGGACCCTCCGCGTATGTGACCCTTGCCCTCATGCCTGTCGTACGTGATCTGCGCGTACTCCTGCGCCTGAGGGATTTCCGCAACCTGCTCACCGTCCGGCTGCTCTCCCAGGCCGCGGACGGCGTCTACCAGGTCGCGCTCGCCACCTACGTCGTCTTCTCCCCGGAGAAGCAGACCTCCCCGGCGGCCATCGCCTCCGCCATGGCGGTGCTGCTGCTGCCGTATTCAGCGATCGGCCCGTTCGCCGGCGTACTGCTCGACCGCTGGCGACGCCGCCAGGTCTTCCTCTACGGCAATCTCCTGCGGGCCTTCCTCGCATGTGTCACCGGGATGCTGATCGTCGCGCAGGTGCCCGACTGGCTGTTCTACGCCTCGGCCCTGTCGGTGACCGCCGTCAACCGCTTCGTGCTGTCCGGGCTCGCCGCCTCGCTGCCGCACGTCGTCGGACCCGACCAGCTGGTCACCGCGAACGCGCTCTCCCCCACCGCCGGAACCCTCGCTGCGGTGGCGGGCGGAGGGCTGGCCTTCCTCGTCCGGCTGCTGGCCTCCGACTCCAACGCCCTCGTCGTCCTCCTGGGCGCGGGGCTCTACCTGTCCGCGGCCCTCGTCTCCCTGCAACTGGCCATCGGCCTCCTCGGGCCGGACCACCCCGCCGGCCGGGCCCATCCC encodes:
- a CDS encoding alanine racemase; protein product: MALTLYVDTARWRAHQKQIQDQFPGLIPVCKGNGYGFGHERLCEEATRMGADILAVGTTYEAASIKDWFGGDLLVLTPFRRGEDPVPLPDRVIRSVASLDGVRGLVGARVVIECMSSMRRHGISEQDLGQLHAAIEDVRLEGFALHLPLDRPDGSDAVEEVIGWMDRLRAARLPLHTMFVSHLRATELARLQQQFPQTRFRARIGTRLWLGDHEATEYRGAVLDVTRVAKGDRFGYRQQKAASDGWLVVVAGGTSHGVGLEAPKALHGVMPRAKGVARAGLATVNRNLSPFVWAGKQRWFAEPPHMQVSILFVPSDATEPKVGDELVAHLRHTTTQFDRVLDA
- a CDS encoding MFS transporter gives rise to the protein MPVVRDLRVLLRLRDFRNLLTVRLLSQAADGVYQVALATYVVFSPEKQTSPAAIASAMAVLLLPYSAIGPFAGVLLDRWRRRQVFLYGNLLRAFLACVTGMLIVAQVPDWLFYASALSVTAVNRFVLSGLAASLPHVVGPDQLVTANALSPTAGTLAAVAGGGLAFLVRLLASDSNALVVLLGAGLYLSAALVSLQLAIGLLGPDHPAGRAHPSVAEGVALTVRGMAEGLRHLASRREAARALTAMTLMRFCYGALFVMLLMLCRYSWSDSESDGLALLGIAVGVSGAGFFAAAVVTPWMVGRLGPLGWITACSAGAAVLVPALGLFFAPEPMLAAAFVLGLATQGAKIATDTEVQSRVDDDYRGRVFSVYDVLFNIAFVGAAAVASLMLPTDGRSVILILIVSALYAATAVFLARGERRFT
- a CDS encoding transglycosylase domain-containing protein; translated protein: MSEHRRKPPQPEGGGRASARRAAQPRPGRGAAARDVPTASHSGPYAPEPGQGSRAETRAAQRGSGRGRGSGAATRGAGRPDKRLINYPRSDRDGWKRFVPSWKFVAGTALGFFAVITAGAGIGIAMVGTPDPNKAAQAQNNVFYWADGSQMVATGGSMNRQIVPISSIPRSMRDAVISAENESFETDKGVDPMGVARAVWNMATGGSTQGGSTITQQYVKNTYLDSDQTLKRKATELFIAIKLGVYEEKDKVLEGYLNTAYYGRDAYGIQAAARAYFGKDSQDLNPSECAFLAAVLKGPNLYNPDGGIGAAATPALNEKRARERWSWVLDREVEVGRMDKAARAKFTDADFPPRVESEQARGMTGQIGYLVDTAKAYVMKTKNITPDQMAMGGYRIKTTFQKPRVDALSKAVEDTRNGFIDEKGRPETDTFVQFGAASVDVKTGALVALYGGPGWDHKYFSNNANSSGVPVGSTWKPYVLAAAMEYGTQNSKGKGISADSKYQANDLTVINNREGKPLRDASGAPFKQKNESPTAFGYVTLNEAMEKSINVPFAQLVFDVGHDKVRAVAKSTGILEESVNPNNDASFALGTSTPSAIRMADSYATFAASGTHREPFSVTEVEKDGEKLSGFEAPKDQRAMDSAVADNITKVLENVVENGTGKKVKKLGRPAAGKTGTTDENKSAWFVGYTPELSTSVVLFRTDPNSPDKKLISMKGVGDIPSLHGGDIPAEIWTEYMGEALKGLPVKQFPEAEDIGVTADSAGAPSPTPSAVVPASPSPSTLPPSSPPPSPSPSKGGRPSCPPWRLGCDPDTTRGTTNGGANSGANTGSTSGNTSGVIGGPSGSPSPTQSGRPGRPGGITGGFDDSAPE
- a CDS encoding PadR family transcriptional regulator, which gives rise to MSRRSGILEFAVLGLLRESPMHGYELRKRLNTSLGVFRAFSYGTLYPCLKTLVANGWLIEEPGNAPEDALAASLAGRRAKIVYRLTAAGKEHFEELLSHTGPDTWEDESFAARFAFFGQTERDVRMRVLEGRRSRLEERLEKMRASIARTRERLDDYTLELQRHGMESVEREVRWLNELIESERAGRDRRRSGPSDETEK
- a CDS encoding lipid II:glycine glycyltransferase FemX, whose product is MSLSLRTISREQHLGYLQSLPSASHCQVPAWADVKNEWRSENLGWFDESGELVGAALVLYRQLPKVKRYLAYLPEGPVINWYAPNLEEWLQPMLAHLKQQGAFTVKMGPPVVIRRWNSTAIKAGIQDPNVKRLRDVEASVIEPRAFEVSDKLRRMGWQQAEDGGAGFGDVQPRYVFQVPLANRSLDDVLKGFNQLWRRNIKKAEKAGVEVVQGGYDDLPTWQHLYEITAERDKFRPRPLSYFQRQWTALNSEDPNRMRLYIATHEGEPLAAATMLTVGQHVWYSYGASANHKREVRPSNAMQWRMLRDSYALGASVYDLRGISDTLDENDHLFGLIQFKVGTGGEAVEYVGEWDFPLNKMLHKALDIYMSRR
- a CDS encoding glycosyltransferase family 87 protein yields the protein MTKVHEDSPVLPTQQDEVAAAGSELIGGPLGRYARLGGHWLGPVRVVALIAIGMFALGMVQKLPCYDWAWFRGAGSQYTHACYSDIPHLYAVRGFADNLTPYFDRLPGDMEYLEYPVLTGLFMEIASWLTPGSGSMQHREQMYWMVNAGMLMACAAVIAVCVARTHRRRPWDALLFALAPAFALTATINWDLLAIALTAAGMLMWSRGRTVLFGILIGLATAAKLYPVLLLGALFVLCWRAGKWRAFGGAVLGAAGAWLVVNLPVMLFAWDGWKKFYTFSQERPIDFGSVWLLISQRTGNSLEGANTYATGLTLLLCGAVGLLTLTAPRRPRFAQLAFLVVAAFILCNKVYSPQYVLWLIPLAALARPRWRDFLVWQAGEVVYFLGIWFYLAYTSSADKHQGLPVEGYQLAIIAHLLTTLYLCAVIVRDILMPERDVVRRDGSDDPSGGVLDGAEDVFVLSDAARAPQYATPSDGQRVAWGTSPQD
- a CDS encoding inositol-3-phosphate synthase, which codes for MGSVRVAIVGVGNCAASLVQGVEYYKDADPASKVPGLMHVQFGDYHVRDIEFVAAFDVDAKKVGLDLSDAIGASENNTIKICDVPNAGVTVQRGHTYDGLGKYYRMTIEESAEAPVDVVQVLKDREVDVLICYLPVGSEDAAKFYAQCAIDAKVAFVNALPVFIAGTKEWADKFTEAGVPIVGDDIKSQVGATITHRVMAKLFEDRGVRLERTMQLNVGGNMDFKNMLERDRLESKKISKTQAVTSQIPDRELGEKNVHIGPSDYVAWLDDRKWAYVRLEGRAFGDVPLNLEYKLEVWDSPNSAGVIIDALRAAKIAKDRGIGGPILSASSYFMKSPPVQYFDDEALANVEKFIKGEVER